A portion of the Streptomyces erythrochromogenes genome contains these proteins:
- a CDS encoding acyl carrier protein produces MTVHTGRPATADGVLPHEWLYARLSLYLRRAPETIDPTVPFAEYGMDSVAALSLCGDLEDEFGLEVEPTLLWDHPTVESLVGHLSSVLPAAPAHARDRH; encoded by the coding sequence ATGACCGTTCACACCGGCCGGCCCGCCACCGCCGACGGCGTCCTGCCGCACGAGTGGCTGTACGCCCGGCTCTCGCTGTACCTGCGGCGCGCTCCCGAGACGATCGACCCGACCGTGCCCTTCGCCGAGTACGGCATGGACTCGGTGGCGGCGCTGAGCCTGTGCGGCGACCTCGAGGACGAGTTCGGCCTGGAGGTGGAACCGACGCTGCTCTGGGACCACCCCACCGTGGAGAGCCTCGTCGGCCACCTGTCGTCGGTGCTCCCCGCCGCCCCGGCCCACGCGCGGGACCGGCACTGA
- a CDS encoding acyl-CoA dehydrogenase, which translates to MVTSLLGDRAAAQPREDAVRARVAELEARFGDPTDPDNPVGYTALLEADRAAVPFAAGEALLDDFRIAEEYVPRALGGRLDGMDTLVRIMRPVFRRDVGLAMGHGMTTFMAASDVWAAGSSRQRHWLAGLLRAGGKAAIAQHETAHSNDFVRSQVTARRSGGGYLISGGKPMVNNLERAGALVLFCRTDPAPGSGSHSVLLLEPGQLTGARAAVTARRTPVGLRGCRFAGVEFDDCPVPGSALLGPEGSGIRTALRSFQISRTVIAATAVAALDTSLRTAVRFDRERSGGWQAGGGGRDGGRTGAALTNAFVNLLLYDALAVVATRALHLLPAETSVYSAALKYLLPRVLTETMYDLSIVLGSGFYTREGTLGIFQKHLRDVPVLSLGHAGTVACQATVIPQMPRLARSSWFVEDEAPAGLFRLHGDLPPLRTERLSLACGRDSLSATMLAVSAGIDGDGPVERTLRTLAHQLVGEFRDVRGRVLALEAAGAQATARPAKFALMDRYALLLAAAAVLGLWDQARHGPDPFLADPSWAAAALHRIARRLGTRVADLPAECETRIRHEVQLRFSTQTSYDLYSTPIPG; encoded by the coding sequence GTGGTGACCTCGCTCCTCGGCGACCGGGCGGCCGCGCAGCCGCGCGAGGACGCAGTCCGCGCCCGGGTGGCCGAGCTGGAGGCACGGTTCGGCGACCCCACCGATCCGGACAACCCGGTCGGCTACACCGCCCTGCTGGAGGCCGACCGGGCCGCGGTGCCCTTCGCCGCGGGCGAGGCGCTGCTCGACGACTTCCGGATCGCCGAGGAGTACGTGCCGCGCGCCCTCGGCGGCCGGCTGGACGGGATGGACACCCTGGTCAGGATCATGCGCCCGGTCTTCCGCCGGGACGTGGGACTGGCCATGGGCCACGGCATGACCACCTTCATGGCGGCCTCCGACGTCTGGGCCGCCGGCAGCTCCCGGCAGCGCCACTGGCTCGCCGGGCTGCTGCGCGCCGGCGGCAAGGCCGCCATCGCCCAGCACGAGACCGCCCACAGCAACGACTTCGTGCGCAGCCAGGTCACCGCCCGCCGCAGCGGCGGCGGCTACCTGATCAGCGGCGGCAAGCCGATGGTCAACAACCTGGAACGGGCCGGGGCACTGGTCCTGTTCTGCCGCACCGATCCCGCCCCGGGCAGCGGCAGCCACTCGGTGCTCCTGTTGGAGCCCGGACAGCTCACCGGCGCACGGGCGGCCGTGACGGCCCGCCGGACCCCGGTCGGGCTGCGCGGCTGCCGGTTCGCCGGGGTGGAGTTCGACGACTGTCCGGTGCCCGGATCGGCCCTGCTGGGCCCCGAGGGCAGCGGGATCCGGACCGCCCTGCGGTCGTTCCAGATCAGCCGTACCGTGATCGCCGCGACGGCCGTCGCGGCCCTCGACACCAGCCTGCGCACCGCCGTCCGCTTCGACCGGGAGCGCTCCGGCGGATGGCAGGCCGGCGGGGGCGGCCGCGACGGCGGCCGTACCGGGGCGGCCCTCACCAACGCCTTCGTCAACCTGCTGCTCTACGACGCCCTCGCCGTCGTCGCCACCCGCGCCCTGCACCTGCTGCCCGCCGAGACCAGCGTCTACTCGGCGGCGCTCAAGTACCTGCTGCCCCGCGTGCTGACCGAGACCATGTACGACCTGTCCATCGTGCTGGGCTCGGGCTTCTACACCCGCGAGGGCACCCTGGGCATCTTCCAGAAACACCTCAGGGACGTGCCGGTGCTCAGCCTCGGCCACGCCGGGACCGTCGCCTGCCAGGCCACGGTCATCCCGCAGATGCCGCGTCTGGCACGGTCGTCCTGGTTCGTCGAGGACGAGGCGCCCGCCGGCCTGTTCCGGCTGCACGGCGACCTGCCGCCGCTGCGGACCGAACGGCTCAGCCTCGCGTGCGGGCGGGACTCGCTCAGCGCGACCATGCTCGCGGTCAGCGCGGGCATCGACGGCGACGGCCCCGTCGAGCGGACCCTGCGCACGCTCGCCCACCAGCTCGTCGGGGAGTTCCGCGACGTACGCGGCCGGGTGCTGGCGCTGGAGGCGGCCGGTGCGCAGGCCACCGCCCGGCCCGCGAAGTTCGCCCTCATGGACCGGTACGCGCTGCTGCTCGCCGCCGCCGCCGTGCTCGGCCTGTGGGACCAGGCCCGCCACGGCCCCGACCCGTTCCTCGCCGACCCGTCCTGGGCGGCCGCCGCACTGCACCGCATCGCCCGCCGGCTGGGCACGCGCGTCGCCGACCTGCCGGCGGAGTGCGAGACCCGGATCCGGCACGAGGTCCAGCTCCGCTTCAGCACCCAGACCAGCTACGACCTCTACTCCACTCCCATTCCCGGCTGA
- a CDS encoding fatty acyl-AMP ligase: MSEPRFATFTELLRARAAELADEDVHVFLRETAGGVEAEHLTYGRLDREARRIAAVLQEYDVAGRPVLLVYSSTVEFLKAFAGCLYAGAVAVPVPLPGEAGRDKRLSRTTAVLGDTGATLVLTETAAAPEVALWLARNSRPDAACLVSDAPGVGDADAWQPVTARPDDLAFLQYTSGSVCEPRGVTVSHRNLLANQAALQKVLRTTREDRFGSWLPYFHDMGLVAHLLHPVWLGTHCVQITPLSFVKHPLRWLQAVDRYGVTVGGGPNFSYDLCTRRVKDEQIAALDLSRWRLALNGAEPVRPESLDEFARRFAPAGFRPEALYPCYGLAEATLVVSGGVPGTPHVRKDFDRTALEDDRVLRAAAGGRVRTLVGCGTPVDVEVRIVDPLTHHELPAGTVGEIWLRGHSVARGYWRRPTETARTFRAGLNDEEGNFLRTGDLGMLEDGELFVTGRLKEVVIVNGRNVYPQDVEWAARTVSPALTFGAGAAFSVDAGGEQLVLVQEVRGAGGAELRTVAQRIQALIGKEFEIPAGNVLLVRPGTVRRTSSGKVQRTLMRALFLDGVLRGDHEVLTPDVRALARPEDVLFGEDLLRPEGADGGRRW, translated from the coding sequence ATGTCAGAGCCACGCTTCGCCACCTTCACCGAACTCCTCCGGGCCAGGGCGGCCGAACTCGCCGACGAGGACGTCCACGTCTTCCTCCGCGAGACGGCCGGCGGGGTGGAGGCCGAGCACCTCACCTACGGGCGACTGGACCGCGAGGCGAGACGGATCGCCGCCGTCCTCCAGGAGTACGACGTCGCCGGCCGGCCCGTGCTGCTCGTCTACTCCTCCACCGTCGAGTTCCTCAAGGCATTCGCCGGCTGCCTCTACGCCGGAGCCGTCGCCGTACCCGTACCGCTGCCGGGCGAGGCCGGCCGGGACAAGCGCCTGAGCCGCACCACCGCGGTGCTGGGGGACACCGGCGCGACCCTCGTGCTGACCGAGACGGCCGCCGCCCCCGAGGTCGCGCTGTGGCTCGCCCGCAACTCCCGGCCCGACGCGGCATGCCTGGTCAGCGACGCGCCCGGGGTGGGCGACGCCGACGCCTGGCAGCCCGTCACCGCCCGCCCCGACGACCTGGCGTTCCTCCAGTACACCTCGGGCTCCGTCTGCGAACCGCGCGGGGTGACCGTCTCGCACCGCAACCTCCTCGCCAACCAGGCCGCCCTGCAGAAGGTGCTGCGGACCACCCGCGAGGACCGCTTCGGCAGCTGGCTGCCCTACTTCCACGACATGGGCCTGGTCGCCCACCTGCTGCACCCGGTCTGGCTCGGCACCCACTGCGTCCAGATCACCCCGCTGTCCTTCGTCAAACACCCGCTGCGCTGGCTCCAGGCCGTCGACCGCTACGGCGTCACCGTGGGCGGCGGCCCCAACTTCAGCTACGACCTGTGCACACGCCGGGTCAAGGACGAACAGATCGCCGCACTGGACCTGTCCCGCTGGCGCCTGGCCCTCAACGGCGCCGAACCCGTACGCCCCGAGAGCCTCGACGAGTTCGCCCGGCGCTTCGCCCCCGCCGGCTTCCGGCCCGAGGCCCTCTACCCCTGCTACGGACTGGCGGAGGCCACCCTGGTCGTCTCCGGCGGCGTCCCCGGCACCCCGCACGTCCGCAAGGACTTCGACAGGACCGCCCTGGAAGACGACCGGGTGCTCCGCGCGGCGGCGGGCGGGCGCGTCCGGACCCTGGTCGGCTGCGGCACCCCGGTCGACGTGGAGGTCCGCATCGTCGACCCGCTGACCCACCACGAACTCCCGGCCGGCACCGTCGGCGAGATCTGGCTGCGCGGCCACAGCGTGGCCCGCGGCTACTGGCGCCGCCCCACCGAGACCGCCCGCACCTTCCGCGCCGGCCTCAACGACGAGGAGGGCAACTTCCTGCGCACGGGCGACCTGGGCATGCTGGAGGACGGCGAACTGTTCGTCACCGGGCGGCTCAAGGAAGTCGTCATCGTCAACGGCCGCAACGTCTACCCCCAGGACGTCGAATGGGCCGCGCGCACGGTCAGCCCCGCGCTGACCTTCGGCGCCGGCGCCGCGTTCTCCGTGGACGCCGGGGGCGAACAGCTCGTCCTCGTCCAGGAGGTCCGCGGCGCGGGCGGCGCCGAGCTGCGGACGGTCGCCCAGCGGATCCAGGCCCTGATCGGCAAGGAGTTCGAGATCCCCGCCGGCAACGTGCTCCTCGTACGCCCCGGCACCGTACGCCGCACCAGCAGCGGCAAGGTCCAGCGCACCCTCATGCGGGCGCTGTTCCTCGACGGCGTGCTCCGCGGCGACCACGAGGTGCTGACCCCGGACGTACGGGCGCTGGCACGGCCGGAGGACGTGCTGTTCGGCGAGGACCTGCTGCGTCCGGAAGGAGCCGACGGAGGAAGACGGTGGTGA
- a CDS encoding acyl-CoA carboxylase subunit beta produces MTVGDVGVRVAELGAIKESVELGPSPGASEAQHARGKLTVRERLDLLFDPGTFREIEQLRRHRATGFGLEDRRPHTDGVVTGWGKVDGRRVFVYAHDFRIFGGSLGEAHAQKIHKVMDLALAAGAPLVSLSDGAGARIQEGVTALAGYGGIFRRNVAASGVIPQISVMLGPCAGGAAYSPALTDYVFMVRDIAQMYITGPDVVQAVTGERISHDDLGGAQVHSSVSGASAFLYDTEEECLEEVRHLLSLLPANNRELPPAVVPSDPAHRRTAALSELVPADPARSYDMRAVIEEIVDDGDLFEVHAHWATNIICGLARLDGHVVGVVANQPASLAGVLDINASEKAARFVQTCDAFSIPLVTLVDVPGFLPGSGQEHNGVIRHGAKLLYAYCAATVPRVQVILRKAYGGAYIVMDSRSIGADLSFAWPTNEIAVMGAEGAANVVFRREISASADPEAARALRVKQYRQELMHPYYAAERGLVDDVIDPAGTRQVLVDALDVLRAKHVALPERKHGNPPF; encoded by the coding sequence ATGACAGTTGGCGATGTCGGTGTCCGAGTGGCCGAACTAGGAGCGATCAAGGAGTCCGTCGAGCTGGGCCCGTCGCCCGGCGCCTCCGAGGCGCAGCACGCCCGCGGCAAGCTGACGGTGCGCGAGCGGCTGGACCTGCTCTTCGATCCGGGTACCTTCCGCGAGATCGAGCAGCTGCGCCGGCACCGGGCGACGGGCTTCGGCCTGGAGGACCGCAGGCCGCACACCGACGGTGTGGTGACCGGCTGGGGCAAGGTCGACGGCCGCCGGGTGTTCGTGTACGCGCACGACTTCCGGATCTTCGGCGGTTCGCTCGGCGAGGCGCACGCGCAGAAGATCCACAAGGTGATGGACCTGGCGCTGGCCGCGGGCGCCCCGCTGGTGTCGCTCAGCGACGGCGCGGGCGCCCGGATCCAGGAAGGGGTCACCGCGCTCGCCGGCTACGGCGGCATCTTCCGCCGCAACGTGGCGGCGTCCGGGGTGATCCCGCAGATCAGCGTGATGCTCGGGCCGTGCGCCGGCGGGGCGGCGTACTCCCCCGCCCTGACGGACTACGTGTTCATGGTGCGCGACATCGCGCAGATGTACATCACCGGCCCCGACGTGGTGCAGGCGGTGACGGGCGAGCGGATCAGCCACGACGACCTCGGCGGCGCGCAGGTCCACTCCTCGGTGTCCGGTGCGAGTGCCTTCCTGTACGACACCGAGGAGGAGTGCCTCGAAGAGGTGCGGCACCTGCTGTCGCTCCTGCCGGCCAACAACCGCGAGCTGCCGCCCGCGGTCGTCCCCTCCGACCCGGCCCACCGGCGCACCGCGGCGCTGTCCGAGCTGGTGCCCGCCGACCCGGCCCGCTCGTACGACATGCGCGCCGTGATCGAGGAGATCGTCGACGACGGCGACCTGTTCGAGGTCCACGCCCACTGGGCGACCAACATCATCTGTGGGCTGGCCCGGCTGGACGGCCACGTGGTGGGCGTCGTCGCGAACCAGCCCGCCTCGCTCGCCGGGGTGCTGGACATCAACGCCTCGGAGAAGGCGGCCCGGTTCGTGCAGACCTGCGACGCCTTCAGCATCCCGCTGGTGACTCTGGTGGACGTGCCGGGCTTCCTTCCGGGCAGCGGCCAGGAGCACAACGGTGTCATCCGGCACGGCGCGAAACTCCTGTACGCGTACTGCGCGGCGACCGTGCCGCGGGTGCAGGTGATCCTGCGCAAGGCGTACGGCGGCGCCTACATCGTGATGGACTCCCGCTCGATCGGCGCGGACCTGTCCTTCGCGTGGCCCACCAACGAGATCGCCGTCATGGGCGCCGAGGGTGCGGCGAACGTGGTCTTCCGCCGGGAGATCTCCGCCTCGGCCGACCCGGAGGCGGCGCGGGCGCTGCGCGTCAAGCAGTACCGCCAGGAACTCATGCACCCCTACTACGCCGCCGAGCGCGGCCTGGTGGACGACGTCATCGACCCGGCCGGGACCCGGCAGGTGCTGGTGGACGCGCTGGACGTGCTGCGGGCCAAGCACGTGGCGCTGCCCGAACGCAAGCACGGCAACCCGCCGTTCTGA
- a CDS encoding acyl-CoA carboxylase epsilon subunit has translation MDERTEPPLRIVRGAPDSTELAAVLLALLSLARQPDDRSGRAAAPPPRALWRPAHGWRPPGSWTAP, from the coding sequence ATGGACGAGCGGACCGAACCACCCCTGAGGATCGTGCGCGGCGCCCCCGACAGCACGGAACTGGCGGCCGTCCTCCTCGCGCTGCTCTCCCTCGCCCGGCAGCCGGACGACCGCTCCGGCCGGGCCGCCGCTCCCCCGCCCCGGGCCCTGTGGCGTCCGGCGCACGGCTGGCGGCCGCCGGGCTCCTGGACCGCCCCCTGA
- a CDS encoding thioesterase II family protein, producing the protein MTPTTTAAPALPATGAWLRRFHPADDAPVRLFCFPHAGGAASYYFPMSRALSPHADVVPVQYPGRQDRRGERCVDDLMELADRVTRELLPWCDRPVALFGHSLGASLAFEVALRLREAGEPDPVALFASGRRAPSHHRENQTVHLAPDEQLLAEIKALSGTDPAVLADDELLRSVLPAIRGDYKAAETYRYRPGPALTCPITVLTGDADPAVTAEEAAGWADHTEGPFALHRFTGGHFYLSRHAAEVNGLVRRQLG; encoded by the coding sequence ATGACCCCTACGACCACGGCCGCCCCGGCCCTGCCGGCGACCGGCGCCTGGCTGCGGCGCTTCCACCCCGCCGACGACGCCCCCGTACGGCTGTTCTGCTTCCCGCACGCGGGCGGCGCGGCGAGCTACTACTTCCCGATGTCCCGGGCCCTGTCCCCGCACGCCGACGTGGTGCCCGTGCAGTACCCGGGCCGCCAGGACCGCCGCGGCGAGCGGTGCGTCGACGACCTGATGGAGCTCGCGGACCGGGTCACCCGGGAGCTGCTGCCCTGGTGCGACCGGCCGGTGGCGCTGTTCGGGCACAGCCTGGGCGCGTCCCTGGCCTTCGAGGTGGCGCTGCGGCTGCGGGAGGCCGGGGAACCGGATCCCGTGGCCCTGTTCGCCTCGGGCCGCCGGGCCCCCTCGCACCACCGCGAGAACCAGACCGTCCACCTCGCCCCCGACGAGCAGCTGCTGGCCGAGATCAAGGCCCTGAGCGGCACGGACCCGGCGGTCCTGGCCGACGACGAGCTGCTGCGGTCGGTGCTCCCGGCGATCCGCGGCGACTACAAGGCCGCCGAGACCTACCGCTACCGTCCGGGCCCCGCCCTGACCTGCCCGATCACGGTCCTCACCGGGGACGCGGACCCGGCGGTGACGGCCGAGGAGGCCGCGGGCTGGGCCGACCACACCGAGGGCCCCTTCGCCCTGCACCGCTTCACCGGCGGCCACTTCTACCTGAGCCGGCACGCGGCCGAGGTGAACGGCCTGGTACGGCGGCAGCTCGGGTGA
- a CDS encoding ion transporter yields the protein MTDPRPAGRRRMKLAARCRVATEAPAFGLVVFCVILLNAALMGVETYSGLAAEYQRLLRTAEQCCLALFSLEMLLRIGAFADRPKAFFRDPWNLFDLAVVACAFVPFVRENTTLLRLLRLARVLRTARFLPHLRILLIAVGRSLPGTASFLFVGGLVLYVYAMVGWVCFAESDPGHYGSVGRAMLTLFLLTTLDGLTDAVRAGLQISRLSILYYASYALLASFVLVNVLIGVVLNSLDEAREIEDAADRDRKQPGPPPAAGPDTDVRDRIATARRALDEIEASLPAQDGRPPRRLEPSHSSS from the coding sequence ATGACAGACCCCAGGCCGGCCGGACGCCGTCGGATGAAGCTGGCAGCCCGGTGCCGGGTGGCCACCGAGGCCCCCGCCTTCGGGTTGGTCGTCTTCTGCGTGATCCTGCTCAACGCCGCGCTGATGGGTGTCGAGACGTACAGCGGGCTCGCCGCGGAGTACCAGCGGCTGCTGCGGACCGCCGAGCAGTGCTGCCTGGCCCTGTTCAGCCTGGAGATGCTGCTGCGCATCGGCGCCTTCGCGGACCGGCCGAAAGCATTCTTCCGCGACCCGTGGAACCTCTTCGACCTCGCGGTCGTCGCCTGCGCCTTCGTCCCGTTCGTGCGCGAGAACACCACTCTGCTGCGGCTGCTGCGGCTGGCCCGGGTCCTGCGCACGGCCCGCTTTCTTCCGCACCTGCGCATCCTGCTGATCGCGGTGGGCCGCAGTCTGCCCGGCACCGCCAGCTTCCTGTTCGTCGGCGGACTGGTCCTGTACGTGTACGCCATGGTCGGCTGGGTCTGCTTCGCCGAGTCGGACCCCGGACACTACGGCTCGGTGGGCCGCGCGATGCTCACGCTGTTCCTGCTGACCACCCTGGACGGCCTGACCGACGCCGTCCGCGCGGGACTGCAGATCTCCCGCCTCAGCATCCTCTACTACGCCTCCTACGCGCTGCTCGCCTCCTTCGTCCTGGTCAACGTCCTCATCGGGGTGGTCCTCAACTCCCTCGACGAGGCACGCGAGATCGAGGACGCGGCCGACCGCGATCGCAAGCAGCCGGGCCCGCCGCCGGCCGCGGGCCCCGACACGGACGTCCGGGACCGCATCGCGACGGCCCGGCGCGCCCTGGACGAGATCGAGGCGAGCCTCCCCGCCCAGGACGGCCGCCCCCCGCGCCGCCTGGAGCCCTCCCACAGCAGCTCCTGA
- a CDS encoding SAV_2336 N-terminal domain-related protein, which yields MIEELLAALADGAEDAGPRPGIGAEEIADILWLAARVDPAGPRAPAVTPGDFAGLPPPAADPPVPEAATLPGGPAGGRPGVKIFPASVPDPAGKPADDGAGRRGSPVRLPRAASLDDPLALMRALRPVGRRSIGGPGEELDEQLTVERSIERMVPTPVLRPAESRWLDLALVVDAHHSMLLWADLVDELRRVLTRSGVFRDVRTWRLTGTGSGATPMLTRGRSGAPRNPLELADPAGRRLILVLSDTVAGGWREASVQGVLRHWCTHNAVAVLNVLPERLWTRGAVRPVPFAVRADRPAAATRSWQRAATARRSRAGRRRPPDVVPVVGVAPGSLARLVRVVSGDGRWRRLACLRLDAEPEPEPGTARVREASSAGPHSALEVVERFRASASPTAQQLAAHLAAVPLTLPVMNLVRRSLLRDSEHGHLAEVALGGLFAPWDHERDAEEVEFAFLPGVREALLGSQLRGDVAAVRELVRRRVWEYMSRSRGTGPDFSATRVTDGREGRRGVAEGTLPFAARPPQDPGLSDRVVRVRYDPMPEPQEVGTLLTPRLVLTVGDAPLPSGAAAWVRAGDREVACRAVWADDALPRVFLLLADEDLVDPAPWSEATPWARAEPQVVRIRVDGVTDQGRPVALTGEAVPYEGDRNGELVRLSPEPEGWTHFRGGPVSHEGALLGVVHGVWPDRMVFLSGRALLEQPGFRAAMAEHGQVRRVPSTFVCLAVQPGDDGAYPIGSSPHAEAVRLLMGLIADTGLTERLAGSGPGAPLFLLLQGPGALGRAGRLLTGLPGAMARSADRTGDGGPLSLDVAVAAGPMEPVLTDLDLDGLPTSEAARIVRHPGMADRPRLLPGFLAVALSQSVYEALGEKVGPTATRALVPLGGEAEGWLCTDPDEIGAALTEADASQDAGIAWPVCGRRAVEDVRAPCRGIRLPGHDVCLAHLEPDEEHVYLGTLGPGSAVDFRGTTFKEGLLQRLLAALRESRAQPVTLGEAAFDHATFVDDWNEGGIEFLAGASFTRAVFAGRARLGDSAFAGRVSFYEAVFLGVGDFDRSRFHGGADFRRAQFRGLAGFSDSVFLDEVSFDRAVMELSADLNGMQVAGSADFSRAVFCGLTGLSGARFEAAVSFAATTWERGLVATGAVFEGPADFRRARFLGRVRLEQLSLPQAPAFVLDDRHGPWDTQRRPDGTWDIQLRGTGTQ from the coding sequence GTGATCGAGGAACTGCTCGCCGCCCTCGCAGACGGCGCCGAGGACGCGGGCCCGCGTCCCGGCATCGGGGCGGAGGAGATCGCCGACATCCTGTGGCTGGCCGCCCGCGTGGATCCCGCCGGGCCCCGCGCGCCCGCGGTGACGCCCGGCGACTTCGCGGGCCTGCCGCCACCGGCCGCCGACCCGCCGGTCCCCGAGGCCGCGACGCTCCCCGGCGGCCCGGCCGGCGGCCGGCCCGGCGTGAAGATCTTCCCCGCCTCCGTACCCGACCCGGCCGGGAAACCGGCCGACGACGGCGCGGGCCGCCGGGGTTCCCCCGTACGGCTGCCCCGCGCCGCCTCCCTCGACGACCCGCTCGCCCTGATGCGCGCCCTGCGCCCCGTCGGCCGGCGCTCCATCGGCGGCCCCGGAGAGGAACTGGACGAGCAGCTCACCGTCGAGCGCAGCATCGAGCGGATGGTGCCGACCCCCGTCCTGCGGCCGGCCGAGAGCCGCTGGCTGGACCTGGCGCTGGTCGTCGACGCGCACCACTCGATGCTGCTCTGGGCGGACCTCGTGGACGAACTGCGCCGCGTGCTGACCCGCAGCGGGGTCTTCCGCGACGTACGCACCTGGCGGCTGACGGGCACCGGCTCCGGCGCCACCCCGATGCTCACCCGCGGCCGGTCCGGCGCCCCGCGCAACCCGCTGGAACTGGCCGACCCCGCCGGCCGCAGGCTGATCCTCGTACTCTCCGACACCGTGGCGGGCGGCTGGCGCGAGGCCTCCGTGCAGGGCGTGCTGCGGCACTGGTGCACGCACAACGCCGTGGCCGTGCTGAACGTCCTGCCCGAACGGCTCTGGACGCGCGGCGCCGTCCGGCCCGTCCCCTTCGCCGTCCGCGCGGACCGGCCCGCGGCCGCCACCCGATCCTGGCAGCGGGCGGCGACGGCCCGCCGCTCCCGCGCCGGCCGCCGGCGCCCACCCGACGTCGTCCCCGTGGTCGGCGTCGCCCCGGGCAGCCTGGCCAGGCTGGTGCGGGTCGTCTCCGGGGACGGCCGCTGGCGGCGCCTGGCCTGTCTGCGGCTGGACGCGGAGCCGGAGCCGGAGCCGGGGACGGCGCGGGTGCGCGAAGCCTCCTCGGCCGGTCCGCACAGCGCGCTGGAGGTGGTGGAGCGCTTCCGCGCGAGTGCCTCGCCGACCGCCCAGCAGCTCGCCGCACACCTGGCCGCCGTACCGCTGACCCTGCCGGTCATGAACCTGGTCCGGCGCTCCCTGCTGCGCGACTCGGAGCACGGCCACCTCGCGGAGGTCGCCCTCGGCGGGCTGTTCGCGCCCTGGGACCACGAACGGGACGCCGAGGAGGTGGAGTTCGCGTTCCTGCCGGGCGTCCGGGAGGCGCTGCTCGGCTCGCAGCTGCGCGGGGACGTGGCCGCCGTACGGGAACTGGTCCGCCGCCGCGTGTGGGAGTACATGTCCCGCAGCCGCGGCACCGGGCCGGACTTCTCCGCGACCCGCGTCACCGACGGGCGGGAGGGCCGCCGCGGCGTCGCCGAGGGAACCCTGCCCTTCGCCGCGCGGCCGCCGCAGGACCCCGGGCTCTCGGACCGGGTCGTACGGGTCCGCTACGACCCGATGCCCGAGCCGCAGGAGGTGGGCACCCTGCTGACGCCGCGCCTCGTCCTCACGGTCGGGGACGCGCCGCTGCCCTCCGGAGCGGCGGCATGGGTGCGGGCCGGCGACCGCGAGGTCGCCTGCCGCGCGGTCTGGGCGGACGACGCCCTGCCCCGGGTGTTCCTCCTGCTGGCCGACGAGGATCTGGTGGACCCTGCGCCCTGGTCGGAGGCGACGCCCTGGGCTCGGGCGGAACCCCAGGTGGTCCGGATCCGGGTCGACGGGGTCACGGACCAGGGCCGCCCCGTCGCGCTGACGGGCGAAGCGGTCCCGTACGAGGGCGACCGCAACGGCGAACTCGTCCGGCTCTCCCCGGAACCGGAGGGCTGGACCCACTTCCGCGGCGGCCCGGTCTCCCACGAGGGCGCCCTGCTCGGCGTCGTCCACGGCGTCTGGCCGGACCGCATGGTGTTCCTGTCGGGCCGGGCCCTGCTGGAACAGCCCGGCTTCCGGGCGGCGATGGCGGAGCACGGGCAGGTCCGCCGGGTGCCGAGCACCTTCGTGTGCCTGGCCGTGCAGCCCGGTGACGACGGCGCGTACCCGATCGGGAGCTCGCCCCACGCGGAGGCGGTGAGACTCCTGATGGGGCTCATCGCCGACACGGGCCTCACGGAGAGGCTGGCCGGCAGCGGGCCGGGAGCACCCCTCTTCCTGCTGCTGCAGGGGCCGGGAGCCCTCGGCAGGGCCGGCCGGCTGCTGACCGGGCTCCCCGGTGCCATGGCCCGGTCCGCCGACCGGACGGGGGACGGCGGCCCCCTCTCGCTCGACGTGGCGGTGGCCGCGGGGCCCATGGAACCGGTCCTGACGGACCTCGACCTCGACGGGCTGCCCACGTCGGAGGCCGCCCGGATCGTCCGCCATCCCGGGATGGCGGACCGCCCCCGGCTGCTCCCGGGGTTCCTCGCCGTCGCCCTGTCGCAGTCCGTGTACGAGGCGCTCGGCGAGAAGGTCGGTCCCACGGCGACGCGTGCGCTCGTACCGCTCGGCGGCGAGGCGGAGGGCTGGTTGTGCACCGACCCCGACGAAATCGGCGCGGCCCTGACGGAGGCCGACGCGTCGCAGGACGCCGGCATCGCATGGCCGGTGTGCGGCCGCCGTGCGGTGGAGGACGTCCGCGCCCCGTGCAGGGGGATCCGGCTGCCCGGCCACGACGTGTGCCTCGCCCATCTCGAGCCCGACGAGGAGCACGTGTACCTGGGGACCCTCGGGCCGGGATCCGCGGTGGACTTCAGGGGCACCACCTTCAAGGAGGGGCTGCTCCAGCGGCTTCTGGCCGCGCTGCGGGAATCGCGCGCGCAGCCCGTCACCCTGGGCGAGGCGGCCTTCGACCACGCCACCTTCGTGGACGACTGGAACGAGGGCGGCATCGAGTTCCTGGCCGGGGCCTCCTTCACCCGGGCCGTCTTCGCCGGGCGGGCCAGGCTCGGGGACTCCGCGTTCGCCGGACGGGTCTCCTTCTACGAGGCGGTGTTCCTGGGCGTCGGCGACTTCGACCGCAGCCGGTTCCACGGGGGAGCCGATTTCCGCCGTGCGCAGTTCCGCGGCCTGGCGGGCTTCTCGGACAGCGTCTTCCTGGACGAGGTGTCCTTCGACCGGGCGGTGATGGAGCTGTCGGCGGACCTGAACGGGATGCAGGTGGCCGGGAGCGCGGACTTCTCCCGCGCCGTGTTCTGCGGCCTGACCGGGCTGAGCGGGGCCCGCTTCGAGGCAGCCGTCTCCTTCGCCGCCACCACGTGGGAGCGGGGACTGGTGGCCACCGGCGCCGTCTTCGAGGGGCCGGCGGACTTCCGCCGGGCCAGGTTCCTCGGGCGGGTCCGCCTCGAACAGCTGAGCCTCCCGCAGGCCCCCGCGTTCGTCCTCGACGACCGGCACGGCCCCTGGGACACCCAGCGGCGCCCGGACGGCACCTGGGACATCCAACTGCGCGGCACCGGGACGCAGTGA